Below is a window of Syntrophorhabdaceae bacterium DNA.
CATTCTGTGCCTTTTTGTGAATCGAGCAGGATAATTCCCTTCTCCAGGAGCATCTTCCGAATCTCATCCGCCTTCTGATAGTCTTTGTTCTTCCTTGCCTCTGTTCTTTCTTCGATCGTTTTTTCCAGTGAAGATAATTGGAGGCCCTCACGGGTCAGATGCCGCATCTTTTCCTGTGATTCAAACGTATCCAGGTCATTGTTCAACAGGCCAAGCTGGTTTGCCAGGGACAGAAAAAGATTATTTACATATGCAATATGAGGGATACTGCTCTCATCCTCCTCGTCAACCATTTTGTTGACCATCCTGGAGAGCTCAAAGACATTGGCAAGGGCGAGCGCCGTGTTGCAATCATCATCCATTGCTTCATAGAATTCCTTTTCAAGGACATCGGCGTCAGAATATGGCAGGGGGCTTACATCGTTCATCTTTGTCTTCTCAAGGGCCCTCTCAACGGTGTAGTAAAGCCGGTGAAGGGCGCTGTTCGTATCTTCGATCGATTTTTC
It encodes the following:
- a CDS encoding class I tRNA ligase family protein: AWDAPFGSGRPGWHIECSAMSTKYLGNPFDIHGGGKDLIFPHHENERAQTEAATGTMFVKYWMHNGFVNIEREKMSKSIGNTLLIRDFLGEYHPEVLRLFFLSTHYRSPIDYNEKSIEDTNSALHRLYYTVERALEKTKMNDVSPLPYSDADVLEKEFYEAMDDDCNTALALANVFELSRMVNKMVDEEDESSIPHIAYVNNLFLSLANQLGLLNNDLDTFESQEKMRHLTREGLQLSSLEKTIEERTEARKNKDYQKADEIRKMLLEKGIILLDSQKGTEWRVKNISVVKGEK